A single window of Anaerocolumna chitinilytica DNA harbors:
- a CDS encoding amidohydrolase, whose product MCNINIDLILRSNYIFTGINEEPEKGYIAVSGNTIVKVGRDDSYKELIGENTKVLDLKDQLITPGFVDVHTFFTGYAIYHIGMNLSEVDSEEKCLQKMKEYERTLKEVQTIYGHGWDVKKFPAKGLEELLNQNYPERPVILFSADRSSCIMNQAAKDAYGFTSFTCYPEAYYRIMREYLNDRTFIEKEFKDYMKLLNSRGVTTVKEMGFDDFYGFDSFLKEKEENKELTLRIFFMSQPVGEGINIEHGKRMREKFTGDFVRFSGYNRMTDGTVASKKGDLLKPYEGTDSCCSIHIDYEGIEKEVLLADQNSFRYSLHAQGDGAVHKVLDIFDKCKKENNKVVNRHAITDMEFTAPKDLERMGELGVIGEIYFQIMSLDPGDEVKAAILKTIGKERGQYYWNRRKMIDSGVVLSGATDLPLMITDIPESIYHGCGGYFPEGGEPFNKHNTITIAEILKAWTLGGQKNLEMEVKYGTLEEGKIADITVLDHNVFQVPMEQVRDVKVSMTIVDGRIVYEKESAN is encoded by the coding sequence ATGTGCAATATTAATATTGATTTAATCTTGCGCTCCAATTACATTTTCACAGGTATAAATGAAGAACCTGAAAAAGGCTACATCGCTGTTTCCGGTAACACAATCGTTAAAGTAGGAAGGGATGACTCTTACAAAGAATTAATTGGAGAAAATACGAAGGTCTTGGATTTGAAGGACCAGCTTATAACACCGGGTTTTGTAGATGTACATACCTTTTTTACCGGATATGCCATCTACCATATTGGAATGAACCTTTCAGAGGTCGATTCAGAAGAGAAGTGCCTTCAAAAGATGAAAGAATATGAAAGAACACTTAAGGAAGTGCAGACTATTTACGGCCATGGATGGGATGTAAAGAAGTTTCCGGCAAAAGGCCTGGAGGAGCTATTAAATCAGAACTATCCGGAGAGACCCGTTATATTATTTTCAGCTGACAGAAGCTCCTGTATCATGAACCAAGCCGCAAAGGATGCTTACGGATTTACATCTTTTACCTGTTATCCGGAGGCATATTACAGAATCATGCGGGAGTATTTAAATGACAGAACTTTTATTGAAAAAGAATTCAAGGATTATATGAAATTATTAAACAGCAGAGGTGTTACCACTGTTAAGGAAATGGGATTTGATGATTTCTATGGTTTTGATTCGTTCTTAAAAGAAAAAGAGGAAAACAAAGAATTAACCCTGCGAATATTTTTTATGTCACAGCCCGTTGGGGAAGGAATTAATATTGAACACGGAAAACGAATGAGAGAAAAGTTTACCGGCGACTTTGTCCGATTTTCAGGCTATAACCGGATGACGGACGGAACCGTAGCAAGTAAAAAGGGAGACTTGTTAAAACCCTATGAAGGAACTGATTCCTGCTGCTCAATCCATATTGACTATGAGGGGATCGAGAAGGAAGTTCTCCTGGCAGATCAAAATAGCTTCCGATATTCCCTCCATGCCCAGGGGGATGGTGCAGTTCATAAGGTATTGGATATTTTTGATAAGTGCAAAAAAGAAAATAATAAAGTAGTAAACAGGCATGCAATTACAGACATGGAGTTTACAGCTCCAAAAGATTTAGAGCGTATGGGAGAACTGGGGGTAATAGGAGAAATCTATTTTCAGATTATGTCATTAGATCCCGGTGATGAAGTCAAGGCGGCAATCCTTAAAACCATTGGTAAGGAACGAGGACAGTATTACTGGAACCGGAGAAAAATGATAGACAGCGGAGTCGTACTATCCGGAGCCACGGACCTGCCCCTTATGATAACAGATATTCCGGAATCCATCTATCATGGATGCGGTGGATATTTTCCGGAGGGAGGGGAACCATTTAACAAACATAATACCATAACCATTGCTGAAATATTGAAAGCCTGGACTTTAGGCGGTCAGAAAAATCTCGAAATGGAAGTAAAATATGGGACCCTGGAAGAAGGAAAAATCGCAGATATTACCGTACTGGATCATAATGTATTTCAAGTTCCTATGGAACAAGTGCGGGATGTCAAGGTATCCATGACAATCGTTGATGGACGTATCGTATACGAGAAAGAGTCTGCTAATTAA
- a CDS encoding GntR family transcriptional regulator → MKLNPDNAIPLYLQLKEEIKNAIKTGELHYGEKIPTETEISEQYNVSRITVRRAIEELSREGFLSKKQGKGTFVQEHKIQRKIEHLLSFSEACEANGMNPTSIVTKKEIIHLTPEDAKAMNEEPGSPAIFLQRIRLADGSPIMCENNLFPYPRFSFLLNEALDGSLYRLLEEKHGIHVSISTNSYIDVVKANGDIAKKLQVSGGEPLFYLYCQMYDSRKELVHIGKQYIISERYRFYLEDYTKA, encoded by the coding sequence ATGAAATTAAATCCTGATAATGCGATTCCTTTATACCTGCAACTAAAGGAAGAAATTAAAAATGCTATTAAAACAGGTGAATTGCATTATGGAGAAAAGATTCCTACCGAGACAGAAATCAGCGAACAATATAACGTAAGCCGTATTACGGTGCGCCGTGCTATAGAAGAACTTTCAAGAGAAGGATTTTTATCAAAAAAACAGGGTAAAGGTACTTTTGTGCAGGAACACAAAATACAGCGCAAAATTGAACATTTGCTTAGCTTTAGTGAAGCTTGTGAAGCAAATGGTATGAACCCTACCAGTATAGTTACAAAAAAAGAAATCATCCATTTGACACCGGAAGACGCTAAAGCTATGAATGAAGAACCTGGCAGCCCTGCCATCTTTCTGCAGCGTATCCGTCTGGCAGATGGTTCTCCTATCATGTGTGAGAATAATCTTTTTCCATATCCGCGTTTTTCCTTTCTTTTAAACGAAGCTTTAGACGGTTCTTTATATCGCTTATTGGAAGAAAAACATGGAATACATGTCTCCATTTCCACTAATTCTTATATCGATGTAGTCAAAGCAAATGGAGATATTGCTAAAAAATTGCAGGTATCCGGCGGAGAGCCTCTTTTTTATCTGTACTGCCAGATGTATGATTCCAGAAAGGAACTTGTACATATCGGTAAGCAATATATTATCAGTGAGCGTTATCGGTTCTATCTGGAAGATTATACGAAAGCATGA
- a CDS encoding MFS transporter, whose product MICTGAERFIKVIILTNEVIMETIAKRLTLKFGFIQSSYWISQCAINSFAAVYLHAKDFENTQIGFILSFAAILSMLLQPLVASFADKSKKITLRYMMLVLMFIVMGLGVLLYLLPNSFLLITIIYILINAIEYTLNPLFNSLAMEYMNQGVPMNYGLGRGMGSIAFAVMSIFLGFLVNRFGADAILPVFLLCYLLVILSTFLFREKLPSLSEEQKALYGIQEAEAKEESSNLLTFFLNHKTFMVMLCGIAMLFYSHILINTFLINIMENVGGNSSDMGVSLSISAALELPTMALFILIVRKIKGSSLIKISAFFFTIKALITLLATNVALVHLSMSFQLISFALFTPASIYYVNDLIERENRVKGQSMLGVANIGIAGTLANLTGGRLLDTFGVGKMLLVGTIVTALGFVLILLSVKDPVKAPIEKPIADPVEELLREPGATKEPAI is encoded by the coding sequence GTGATTTGTACAGGTGCAGAACGCTTTATCAAGGTCATTATTCTAACAAACGAGGTAATCATGGAAACCATCGCCAAGAGGCTTACACTTAAGTTCGGTTTTATCCAGTCCAGTTACTGGATCAGTCAGTGTGCAATAAATAGTTTTGCCGCCGTATATCTTCATGCCAAGGATTTTGAAAACACCCAGATAGGTTTTATCCTATCCTTTGCCGCTATTTTGTCCATGCTGTTACAGCCCCTTGTAGCCTCCTTTGCTGACAAATCAAAGAAGATCACACTGCGCTATATGATGCTGGTGCTTATGTTTATTGTAATGGGACTTGGAGTATTGCTCTATCTGCTCCCTAACTCCTTTTTATTAATTACCATAATCTATATCTTAATTAATGCCATTGAATATACCTTGAATCCTTTATTTAACTCCCTTGCCATGGAATACATGAATCAAGGCGTTCCCATGAATTATGGCCTTGGAAGAGGAATGGGTTCCATTGCCTTTGCTGTTATGTCTATTTTTCTGGGCTTCCTGGTGAATCGATTCGGAGCAGATGCTATACTCCCTGTATTCCTGTTGTGCTATCTCCTTGTAATCTTATCAACCTTTCTCTTTCGAGAAAAGCTTCCAAGCCTTTCAGAGGAGCAAAAGGCCCTTTATGGAATCCAGGAAGCTGAGGCAAAAGAAGAATCCAGTAATCTTCTTACCTTCTTTCTAAATCATAAAACATTTATGGTAATGCTTTGCGGTATAGCCATGCTATTCTATTCTCACATATTGATTAACACCTTTTTAATTAATATCATGGAAAATGTAGGCGGAAACAGCTCGGACATGGGCGTATCCCTTTCCATCTCGGCAGCTCTTGAGCTGCCTACCATGGCATTATTTATATTAATTGTAAGAAAGATAAAAGGCAGCAGCTTAATTAAGATCTCTGCATTTTTCTTTACCATAAAAGCCCTGATTACCCTCCTTGCAACCAATGTCGCCCTTGTCCATCTATCCATGTCCTTTCAATTAATTTCCTTTGCCTTGTTCACACCGGCATCCATTTACTATGTAAATGACCTGATTGAAAGGGAGAACCGTGTAAAAGGACAATCCATGTTAGGTGTTGCCAACATCGGAATTGCCGGAACTCTGGCCAATCTGACCGGCGGAAGACTTCTCGATACCTTTGGAGTAGGAAAGATGCTCTTAGTCGGAACCATTGTAACTGCCCTAGGCTTTGTCCTCATCTTGCTTAGTGTAAAAGACCCGGTCAAAGCGCCAATAGAGAAACCTATAGCTGACCCAGTGGAAGAATTACTAAGAGAGCCGGGTGCAACGAAGGAACCGGCTATATAA